The Deltaproteobacteria bacterium genome has a window encoding:
- a CDS encoding helix-turn-helix domain-containing protein, which translates to MNKRNTVRVQLKAPEGRKREVNHVAELREEQLLSKAELARRAGVSALTVDRIERGEGCRLDTKRKIILALGMKVSDKERVFPRGKGG; encoded by the coding sequence ATGAACAAGCGCAACACCGTGCGCGTGCAGCTGAAGGCGCCCGAGGGAAGAAAGAGGGAGGTCAACCACGTGGCGGAGCTGCGCGAGGAGCAGCTTCTCTCCAAGGCGGAGCTCGCGCGCCGCGCCGGCGTCAGCGCGCTCACCGTGGATCGCATCGAGCGCGGCGAGGGCTGCCGCCTCGACACCAAGCGCAAGATCATCCTCGCGCTGGGGATGAAGGTCTCCGACAAGGAGCGCGTCTTCCCCCGCGGCAAAGGCGGCTAG